CGCCCCGCGCGGCCACCGAAACACTGAAATCTCACGCGGAGACGCGGAGACGCGGGAGAACTCATCGCATGGGGTGAGTTCTCCGCGACTCCGCGTCTCCGCGTGAGATCCCGGGGCGCTGGCGACGCGCTGGCAAGCATCTTCCAGCAGCGATCTCCATCTCATTGCCAGAACGGGAGATGGGGATGCCGAAGCAGCTGCCGAAAGCGGTGATCTGGGACCTGGACGGAACGCTGAGCGACGACCGCGCGCGCGCCCACTTCGTGGAGGTGGAGAAGGGGAAGAAGCGCGACTGGAAGAGCTACTTCGACGCCATCGGCAGCGACCCGCCCATCGCCGCGTCGATGGAGGTGCTGCGGGCGCTGCACGCCGCGGGGAACCGCGTGGTCTTTCTCACCGGCCGCCCCGAGCACACGCGCAAGACCACCGTGCGGTGGCTGAAGGCCAACGGCCTGACCGACTACGACCGGCTGGTGATGCGCCCGCCGCGCGACTTCCGCCCCTCCGGCGCCTTCAAGGCCGACGAGATCGCCCGGCTGCGGCGCGAGTACGAACTGGTCTGCGCCTTCGAGGACCGCATCGACGTAGCCGACGCGCTGCGCACCGCCGGCGTCCCCGTCTTCCTCTACGGCGGTGGCGCCGAAGCCGCGGCCGAGGCGCTGGAGGTGCTCGACGCCGAGCAGGACGACCTGGTCGAGCAGAAGCAGGAGAAGGCGGAGAAGAAGGCGCCGGCGCGCCCCGCCGCCGCCCGCCCCCGCACCACGCCCAAGGCCGCCGCCCAGGCTGCCCGCGCCCGCTCCGCTGCGTCCCGCAAGCCCGCGGCGCGGAGCAAGCGATCGTAACGACGAATCACACGGACGAAACGGAGGAAGCGGAGAGCTCAGCGCGCACGCTGTTCCTCCGCTTCCTCCGTTCCCTCCGTGTGAGACCTTCTGTTCGGATCATTCAGGCGCGGAGATCGGGACGCGGAGCACGAACGCCGAGCCCGCGCCGTCGCCGCCCTCCAGCGCGAGCGAGCCGCCGAGGCGCCCCGCCAGCTTCCGCGCGATGGTCAGCCCCAGCCCGGTGCCGCGGTGAATGGAGTCGGTGCGCGCGTCGTCGCCCACCTGCTCGAACGCCTCGAAGATCCGCGCGCGGTCTTCCGCCGCGATCCCCGGCCCCGAATCCTCCACGCGGATCTCGATCTCCCCGTCCGTCCCGCGCACACCCACGCGGACGTGCCCGCGCGGCGTGAACTTGATGGCGTTCGTCACCAGCGCGTACACGATCTGCCGTAGCCGCTCCGGGTCCACGTGCAGCGTCAGCCCGGCGGGCGCGTCCAGCTCGAAGCGCAGCCCCTTGGCCTCGGCCTGGCGGCGGAAGGGCTCCAGCACCTCGTTCAGGTACTCGGCCAGCTTCAGCGGCGCGGGATAGACGGGAAGACGGTCGATCTCCGTGGTGGTCAGCACCAGCACGTCGTCGATGAGCCGCGCCAGGTGCTCGGCGCAGACGCTGGCCCGCTCCGCCGCCCGCGACGCCGGCTGCGGCATGTCGCCGTACGAGTCGGTCGACAGCAGGTGCGTGTAGCCCACGATGGCGTGCAGCGGCGTGCGCAGCTCGTGGCTCACCGCCGCGAAGAAGCGGCTCTTGGCGCGGCTGGCCTCCTGCGCCTCGGCGGCCAGGCGCGCCAGCTCGGCCTCGCGCTCCTGCCGCTCGGTCACGTCCTGGAAGAGGAGCGAGATCCCCCCGCCCGCCAGCGGATCGACGGAAAGGTCGAAGTAGCGCCCGCGCAGCCACTCCACTCCGGGCCGCACCGCCTGCAGCCGCCGCGGCTGCCCGTCGCCCATCGTTCCCCGCAGCGCCGCGGCCAGCTCCGGCGGCTCGGAGGGGAGATGGACGAGCAGCGACGCGCCCACGGCCTTGTGCAGCCGCACGTGCAGCAGCGTCTCGGCCGCGGAGTTCACGTAGACGACCTTCCAGTCGGCGTCCACCGCCACGAAGCCGTCGCGGATGCTGGCCAGCAGGCGCGAGTAGCGCTCGGCCACCCGCGCGTGGTCGGTGGCGTCGCGGAAGTGCAGCGCAAGCCCGCCACCCTCCAGCGGCGACGCGTCCAGCGTGAGCGCCGGCCCGTCGCCGCCCGCGGCGAAGGGAACGCGCAGCGGCGCGCGCGTGGCCACCACCGCCGCCAGCCGCGCGCGCAGCGACGGCTGCGCCGCGGCGGGAAGCGCCTCCCACACGGGCGCGCCGAGCGCCGCCTCGCGCGCGGCGCCGAAGCAGCGCTCGGCGGCGGCGTTCCAGTACGAGACGCGCCAGTCTTCGCCCACGGTCACGAATGCGTCGGCCAGCGCCTCGAGGGCGGGAATGCGGGTGAGGTCCACGATGATGCCGGGCACTGCCTCTTCCTGCTGTACCGCGAAGGTGCGAAACGACTTCCGGTCGCCCGCCCACCCGGTATGCGACCCCGCGCGACCACGGATGTTCCGGGCGGGACACGGACGCGCGGGCCCCCGCACGGTCACATCCAGCCGGTTTCGGCGCGGCGGAAGAGGCGAAAAGGATTCATCCCCATGACTGCCGGCCCCGACGTCCGGGCGCCGGCACGTTTCATCGATCGTACTTTCGTACTTCCGTACTCTCGTACTCTACATCTCGTGCTCTCGCACTCCGTGCCGCGCCGCTCGCCCGGAAGATGCGTGCCCGGACGGAAGACACGCGGCGCCGCTCCGGACCCTTTCGCCCGCCGGGTGAGCGGCGCTCACCGCGCGCGCACTCGGCTTGCACCGCGGGCGGGCGCGTGCTACCGTACCGGTTTCCGCTCCGCCGCCGAACCAATGCATTCGCCGGGCGGCGGGCCGCGTTCCTGAACCGAGATCCTGAAGCATGGCTACCACGTTGAACCCCGCCCAGGCCTCCGCCCCGACCTTCGGGCGCGAGAGCCGGTTCGGGCTGGACCGCCACGGCATCCGCAACCCGGGCACCGTGTTCTGGAACCTGAACCCGGTGGAGCTGGTGGAGCACGCCATCCGCCGCGGCGAGGGAATCCTGGTGGACGGCGGCCCCTTCAATGCCGTCACCAGCCCGCACACCGGGCGCTCGCCCAACGACCGCTTCATCGTGCGCGAGCCCGGCAGCGAGGGGCACGTGGACTGGGGGAAGGTGAACATGCCCTTCGAGCCGGAGAACTACGACCGGCTGCGCGAGGACGTGATGGAGCACCTGGAGGGGCAGGACCTGTACGTGCGCGACATGTGGGCCGGCGCCGACGCGCAGTACCGGCTGGGGGTGCGCGTGGTGACCCCCAACGCGTGGCACAACCTGTTCGCGTTCAACATGTTCCGCCGCCCGGGCGAGCAGGAGCTGGCCGAGTTCCAGCCCGGCTTCACCATCCTGCACGCCCCCGAGTACCCGGCCGACCCGGCGCGCCACGGCACCCGCACCAGCACCTTCATCCTCATCCACTTCGGCCGCCGCGAGGTGCTGATCGGGGGAACGCGGTACGCGGGCGAGATCAAGAAGAGCGTGTTCGGCCTGCTCAACTACCTGCTGCCGACCGAGCACGGCGTGCTGTCGATGCACTGCTCGGCCAACGTGGGCCCGCAGGGCGACGCGGCGCTCTTCTTCGGCCTGTCGGGCACGGGCAAGACCACGCTCTCGGCCGACCCCGAGCGCGCGCTGATCGGCGACGACGAGCACGGCTGGAGCGGCGAGGGGATCTTCAACTTCGAGGGCGGCTGCTACGCCAAGGCCATCAAGCTGTCGAAGGAGGGCGAGCCCGAGATCTACTCGACCACGCGCATGTTCGGAACGGTGCTGGAGAACTGCGTGGTCGACGAGGAGCGCCGCGTGGACTTCGACGACCAGTCGATCACCGAGAACACGCGCGTCAGCTACCCGCTGCACTACATCGCCAACCACGTGCCCAGCGCGCGCGGCGCGCATCCGAAGAACGTGATCTTCCTCACCGCCGACGCGTACGGCGTGCTGCCGCCCATCAGCCGGCTGACGCCGGAGCAGGCGATGTACTACTTCCTCTCCGGCTACACGGCCAAGGTGGCGGGCACGGAGCGCGGGGTGAAGGAGCCGCAGCCCACCTTCTCGGCCTGCTTCGGCGCCGTGTTCCTTCCGCTGCACCCCAACGTGTACGCCGAGATGCTGGGCGAGAAGCTGCAGGAGCACCAGGCGCGCGTGTGGCTGGTGAACACCGGCTGGACGGGCGGCCCCTACGGCGTGGGCCAGCGGATGAAGCTGGGCTACACGCGGGCGATGGTGCGCGCCGCGCTGGCCGGCGAGCTGGACGGGGTGGAGACGACCCGGGTGCCGTTCTTCAACCTGGACGTGCCGGTCGCCGTTCCCGGCGTGCCCTCGGACCTGCTGGTGCCGCGCAACACCTGGCCCGACGCCGCGCAGTACGACGAGCAGGCGCGGAAGCTGGCCGGGCTGTTCGTGGACAACTTCAAGCGCTTCGAGGACCGTGTCTCCGACGCGGTGAAGGCCGCCGGTCCCACGCCGGAGTAAGCGTTCGGGAGATGAAGATGGAGGGCCGGGGAGCGATTCCCGGCCCTTCTCCGTTGGGCAGACGAAAAGAATCTCACGCGGAGACGCAGAGAACTCATCGCGCACCGAGTTCTCTGCGTCTCCGCGTCTCCGCGTGAGATCTTCTGTTTCGATCTATTCGAGGAGCCGGCGGCCGTTCAGGATCTTGAGGAAGGAGCGGCCGCGGAGCTCGTCCAGCGTCAGTCCCGTCATCTCCAGCGCCTCCTGCTCGGTCAACGCGCCGCAGTTGATGCCGCGCAGGAAGTAGTTCAGCAGCCCCTGCCCCGTGGCCGCGTCGTCGAACACGTCGCCCACCAGCGTGGCCTGCGCCGCCTTCTCCACGAAGTTCTTCAGCCGCGCGCCGGCCGTTTCCACGCTCTCCAGGAAGAAGGCGAACACGGCGGCGTAGCGCGTGGGAAGCTGCGCGGGGTGCAGGTCCCACCCCTGGTAGAACCCGCCCACCAGCGAGTGGCGCACGTCGTCGTAGTGCAG
This region of Longimicrobium sp. genomic DNA includes:
- a CDS encoding sensor histidine kinase; protein product: MPGIIVDLTRIPALEALADAFVTVGEDWRVSYWNAAAERCFGAAREAALGAPVWEALPAAAQPSLRARLAAVVATRAPLRVPFAAGGDGPALTLDASPLEGGGLALHFRDATDHARVAERYSRLLASIRDGFVAVDADWKVVYVNSAAETLLHVRLHKAVGASLLVHLPSEPPELAAALRGTMGDGQPRRLQAVRPGVEWLRGRYFDLSVDPLAGGGISLLFQDVTERQEREAELARLAAEAQEASRAKSRFFAAVSHELRTPLHAIVGYTHLLSTDSYGDMPQPASRAAERASVCAEHLARLIDDVLVLTTTEIDRLPVYPAPLKLAEYLNEVLEPFRRQAEAKGLRFELDAPAGLTLHVDPERLRQIVYALVTNAIKFTPRGHVRVGVRGTDGEIEIRVEDSGPGIAAEDRARIFEAFEQVGDDARTDSIHRGTGLGLTIARKLAGRLGGSLALEGGDGAGSAFVLRVPISAPE
- the pckA gene encoding phosphoenolpyruvate carboxykinase (ATP), whose amino-acid sequence is MATTLNPAQASAPTFGRESRFGLDRHGIRNPGTVFWNLNPVELVEHAIRRGEGILVDGGPFNAVTSPHTGRSPNDRFIVREPGSEGHVDWGKVNMPFEPENYDRLREDVMEHLEGQDLYVRDMWAGADAQYRLGVRVVTPNAWHNLFAFNMFRRPGEQELAEFQPGFTILHAPEYPADPARHGTRTSTFILIHFGRREVLIGGTRYAGEIKKSVFGLLNYLLPTEHGVLSMHCSANVGPQGDAALFFGLSGTGKTTLSADPERALIGDDEHGWSGEGIFNFEGGCYAKAIKLSKEGEPEIYSTTRMFGTVLENCVVDEERRVDFDDQSITENTRVSYPLHYIANHVPSARGAHPKNVIFLTADAYGVLPPISRLTPEQAMYYFLSGYTAKVAGTERGVKEPQPTFSACFGAVFLPLHPNVYAEMLGEKLQEHQARVWLVNTGWTGGPYGVGQRMKLGYTRAMVRAALAGELDGVETTRVPFFNLDVPVAVPGVPSDLLVPRNTWPDAAQYDEQARKLAGLFVDNFKRFEDRVSDAVKAAGPTPE
- a CDS encoding HAD family acid phosphatase, which codes for MPEREMGMPKQLPKAVIWDLDGTLSDDRARAHFVEVEKGKKRDWKSYFDAIGSDPPIAASMEVLRALHAAGNRVVFLTGRPEHTRKTTVRWLKANGLTDYDRLVMRPPRDFRPSGAFKADEIARLRREYELVCAFEDRIDVADALRTAGVPVFLYGGGAEAAAEALEVLDAEQDDLVEQKQEKAEKKAPARPAAARPRTTPKAAAQAARARSAASRKPAARSKRS